Part of the Flavobacterium sp. MDT1-60 genome, ACTTTTTCAGTAATCGTTACACGTGATGGAGGAGAGACCTGGACAAAATTATTATCAGATAAATTACCAACAAATGCACAAGGTGAAGCAGCTTTCGCAGCCAGTAATACAAATATTGTAATAAATGGAGATGAAACCTGGCTGGTTTCAGGAGGAAAAAAAGCCCGCGTTTTTTATTCTCCGGATAAAGCTAAAACATGGAAAGTAATTGATACTCCTATTGTTCAGGGTAAAACAATGACGGGTATTTTTACAGCTGATTTTTACGATTCTAATCATGGTTTTATTGCCGGGGGTGATTATGAACTTCCAAACAAAAAATCAGGAAATAAAGCTTTTACTACTGATGGAGGAAAGAGTTGGTTATTGATAGGTCAGGATATGGGATTTGGGTACGCATCATGTGTACAATACGTTCCGGGAGGAAATGGTAAAGAAATTATTTGTGTAGGCTCTGAAGGAATACAATATTCTCAAAATGGCGGTGAAAACTGGACACAATTATCTACTGATACAAAATTTTTTACAATTCGTTTTATCAATAGAAATACTGCAATTGCTGCAGGTCACAATAAAGTGGTAAGACTTCGTTTTAAATAACATTAAATAAATAACAAGCCCCCTAAATAATAAAGCAAGTATTATTATATAGGGGGCTTATCGCTGTTGTTCTTTTTATATTATTTGCCGGCTTTTTCTTTATATTGTTTTAGCAATTTTCGGTTAAAATCGTCTTCAGATTTTTTAAGCTTTAATATCTTTTTATGTGAAAGTATCTTCTTAAGATTTGATATGTATTTTTCTCGTAAAAGATAAAGTTCCTTATCTGTGCTTTCTATTTGACATAAAAGCGTAGCTGCTTCTTTTTCTGACATTGAATTGATCTTATCATCATCCAGCTTATTCATATAAGTCTTCATTTTGTCATGACGCAACTCATATTGTTTATCATCAAAAGCGTTATAGATAGGCCAGAATTTCTCTGCTTCGGTCGAAGTAAGTTCAAGTTCTGTAGTTAAAAAGGATACTTTGTAGGCTTTGATTTTCTCACGCTTTTCATCTACTTTTTTATCATTTTGGGCATAAAATGAAAAAGTGATTAAGAACATAAATAACGGTAGTATGTTTTTGAATTTCATCTTTTTAAATTTTTATTTTATTCTGAAATTAAATTTTCAATATTAGGGTTCGAAGACAGAATATCTTCCAGTGTTTCCTGCTCAAGGGCAACGCTTTTGCCTAGTTTTTCAATATCTTTCGTATCAAGTTCTTTTGCCAGGTCATATTGATTTAAATTGGACTGATATGATAAATAACTTTCTAAAGTAGCTTCATCCAGTTCTTTTGATGTTGCATTGTAATTGTTTATTACAGGAATCATCATCGTTATTACAATTGCAGCAGCAGCCACCAGTGAAAGTACTTTTTTACGTTTGTAAAGCGGAATTACTTTTACTTCTCTTTCGGTTATTTGCTGTAAAACTTTTGCCGATAAATCATCAAAATAATGATCCGGAGTTTTAAATCCAGTTTCTATTTTCGGTTCGTTTTCTAATTTAAATGCTTTCATAATGTCTATAAGATAGGTTTAGTTACAAAAGGTTTAATTTGACGTAACATATAATTCAATTTTTTTAACTGCATGATGATAAGAAGCTTTCAATGCACCGACTGAGGTTCCTAAAATTTCTGCAATTTCTTCGTATTTTAATTCTTCAAAATATTTCATTTTAAAGACTAATTGTTGTTTTTCCGGTAATGTGACAATTGCTTTCTGGAGTTTGATCTGAATTTCATCTCCATCAAAATAAACATCAGCTTTTAAATTGTCTATAGTTTTATTTTGCAATGCTTCAGATGTTATTCCGTTTAACTTTGCTTTTTGGTTCAGGAATGTTAATGCCTCATTGGTAGCAATGCGATACATCCACGAAAAGAGTTTACTTTCTCCTTTAAAGTTTTTTAAATACTGAAAAACTTTCACAAAAGTATTCTGCAAAACATCGTGTGCATCATCATGATTCAAAACAATGTTTCGAATGTGAGCATACAACGGCTTTTGATAATCAGACAAGAGTTTTTGAAACGCAATATTTTGCGTTTTAGGATCTAATAATTGTGCTATAAATTCCTTCTCGTTTGTCAAGCTTTAAACTTTATCTTGTTACCACATATAAAGTTAGGAATTTTAACCTTATATCAATTAGAATGAATTTTAAACAAAAGGTTTAATCGTCTTTACTTTTTTTTTAGAATTCCGAATCTTCTTCTTCAGTTTTTGGTGTAGTTGGAGCAGGAGTTGCAGGTTTTGCAGTTTGAGTTTCTGTCTGAGGTTGATAAACAGGAACTTTTGCAACCGGAATTACTTTAGGTTTTGTCGGAAAATAAATTTCGGTCATTAGTTTTGACGGGCTTTTTACATCCAATTTGCTGATGGTCCATATCTCAAGATGTGACCAGCTTAAATCAGGAGTAATTTTTTCGTTGTTAATAAAAGCTGTTGTTTTAGCAATAGCTTCATTTGTATGTGTATAATCTCCTTTTAGCGTAGTTTTTACAGCTTCAAAACCATTTAATTTTCCTGCTGTAATATCACTTCCTGCGCTCGTTGAGATTTCTTTATTGATTGGTAAACAGATTGAAATTTTAGCCAATCCGCTAGCAGTATCATAAGTATGGTAAATAATAAAAGGTTTTCCATTGGTAGATAAACCATTCGTTTCACTGAATTCTATTAGTTTCGGAATTACAATTCTGGCATTTTTATTTACTTTCTGAATTTCGCTTGTAAAGGTTTGTTTAATATAAGGTGTTTCGATTTTCTTAACAACACCGTTTACTTTTATTGCATAAGTCTTGGTTTCGTAATCCAGATTTTTATCAATGTTAGCAAGACTTTTTTCAGAAATTGTTCCGATAATATTATCTGAACCACCATTTAAAGCAGTGTAAATTTTAAATAAAAAACTCATAGTTCCTTGAGCTTTCCATGTCACTTTTGTTTTGCCTGCCAAAGTATCTTTAAATGTCCAGTTAACATCAGCCTGAGTACCATCAAAATTGATTTTTTGCTGAATACTTTCGCCTTCTTTTGTTTTTAGCGTTATGGCGTTTCCTTTTCCATCACTACCTTCCCAATAAAATGAAGCACCATTTCCTACTGTTTTGTTCGGAAAAGTCATTCTCATTGTAGGATCTTCTACTGACCAGGATTCAAAATCTTCATAATTTCTAAAATCGTTTACATAGTTATAAACAGTAATTCGTGGTGAGTTTATGACTTTGCTTCTTTCTACAGAAAAAATCCCTTTTTGTGTGGCAACAAAAACGGTTAGCGCAACTAAGCTTAATAACGATAAAAGAAATAAATATTTTAAAATCTTCATTGGTGTAGGTTGTTTGGTGTCGTAAAGTTATAAATTTTATTACTAGTCGCACTATAGCAGAAAAAAAATAAAAACATACTTTTTAAATTATTCTTCAGGTTAAAATCAACTTCAGACAAAACGATACTGATGAGGTTTAATTGTAAAACTTCGGCATTTATTTTATATTTTTTAAATATAGAAATAAATTACGGAATTACCTTTTAAAAAAGAATTTGATAACAAATAAGATTGCAATAAAAAGTAGGAAAACAATTAATACTTTGTAATTTCCTTTATAAAAAATTTTGTGCAATGCCAGATCTTTTCGATAAGCAAATATCATTACGATTACGAAGGCGATGAAAAAACAGACTGCGAATATTAATTGTCCCTGACTAAACATAGTTGAAATTATTTTTGACAAATTTAGAGAATTGTATATGAATAGTTGCTAATTTGGCTTTTGATTTCATTAAAAAACAAATTTATCTACATATGAAAAAACAAATAGACGCAGTTAAGGAATTTCATACTGCTTTTAAAATAGGACATAGCGAAACGCCAATTGCTGATGTGGGAGAAAACAAAAAATTTCTTCGGTATAATTTAATGAAAGAAGAAAACGAAGAATATCTTGATGCAGTTCAGAATAATGATTTGGTCGAAATTGCTGACGCTCTTGGAGATATGATGTATATTTTATGTGGAACCATAATCGAACATGGTTTGCAGGATAAAATTGAAGCTGTTTTTGATGAAATTCAGCGTAGTAATATGAGTAAATTAGGAGAAGACGGTCAACCTATTTATCGTGAAGATGGAAAAGTGATGAAAGGCCCAAATTATTTTAAACCGGATTTTTCGAAATTACTGTAAAATAAAAAACCCGACAAATTCTTAGAATTTGTCGGGTTTTGTTTTTATATAAGTCTTTTGATTATTGAACTTTAACTGTCCATCCAAAAGTATCTTCAGAAAGTTTGTTTTGAAGACTTGTAAGTTTTTCTTTTAAAAGAGAAGCATAAGAGTTTTCAATTGGAGCCATTTCATAATAAACATCCTGATAAGAGAATCCTTTGATTACGCTTACAACAGCTGCAGTTCCGGCTCCGAAAATTTCTTTTAAAGATCCGTTTTTAGCTGCTTCAACTAATTCTGAAACAATAACTGGGCGAACGTCTACATTAAGTCCTTCTTTTTCTGCCATAGCAATCAAACTTTTTCTGGTAATACCATCTAAAATTCTTTCGCTTGTTGGAGCAGTCAACAAAGTATCATTAATTCTAAAGAATACGTTCATTGTACCGGCTTCTTCCAGTTTAGTATGCGTTGCATCATCTGTCCAGATTACTTGTTGAAAGCCATCTTTGTTTGCCAGGTTTGTTGGGTAAAATTGTGCAGCATAATTTCCTGCCGCTTTTGCAGCTCCAATTCCACCATTTGCAGCTCTACTATAGTGTTCAGCAATAATTACTTTTACTTCACCAGCATAATATGATTTTGCAGGGGATAGTAAAATCATGAATTTATATTCATCAGAAGGATTTGCAACAACTCCGGCGCCAGTTGCAATCATAAATGGACGGATATACATACTGCTTCCGTTTCCTCTTTGAATCCATTCCTGGTCTATTTTTAATAATTCATTCAAACCATCCATAAAAATAGATTCCGGAACTTCTGGCATTGCCATACGAACTGCAGAATTATTGAAACGCTTATGGTTTTCATCAGGTCTAAACAACCAAACATCATTATTGACATCTTTATAAGCTTTCATTCCTTCAAAAATAGCTTGCCCGTAATGAAAGACTTTTGAAGAAGGATCCATCAAAATAGGAGCATAAGGCTTAATGACAGGAGTTTGCCATTCCCCATTTTTAAAATCACATTCGAATAAATGGTCTGTGAAAACAGCACCAAAGCTTAAGTTTTCAAAGTCTACTGCGCTTATTTTTGACGAAGTAGCTTTTCTGATTTCAATTTTGCTTGTTTGAGTTGTACTCATAATAATATATGTTTTATCTAATTTTCATCACAACAGAATGAATTCTAAAGTAATGATTTGGTGTGAAATAGGTTTTATTAAATGCAAAATTAAGTAAAAATATATAAATTACTTACTAAAACTGCATTAATTACGGGGTTTAACTGAGATTTATTTATCTTATAATAAACCTAAAAAAAACACTGACTTTTATAAAGAATTTATGAAAAAAGTATCGATTTTTAAGGCTTTACGCATTTGTTTTGACTAAATTTGACTAACAAAATGTGCTGAAAAACAATATAATTACATTGATAATATCGAAAAAGTGGAAAGAGAAATAATTAAAACGCTAGATGGTTCAACAACAATTCATTTGAAAGAGTGGGATGAATGTTATCATTCTAAACATGGTGCCATTCAGGAAGCTAAACACGTATTTATAAAAAATGGACTTTCATTATTCGAAGGGAAACCCGTTAGTATTCTTGAAATTGGTTTTGGAACCGGTTTAAATGCTTTTATTACTTTTTTAGAAGCACAACAAAAACACCAAAAGATTGATTATATTGGAGTAGAAGCTTATCCTGTTGATGCAAAAGAAGTTTTGGCAATGAATTATGTGAATGAACTCAACGCATTGGAATTTGAGAACATTTTTCAGAAAATGCATAAATGTGAATGGGATAATAAAGTAGAAATTTGCGATCAGTTCTCGTTAACAAAAAGGAAACAATTTTTTGATGATATAAACGATTTTGAAACTTTCGATTTGATTTACTTTGATGCCTTCGGATATCGTGTGCAACCTGAATTATGGAGTACAGAAATTTTTCGAAAAATGTACAATAGTCTAAAACCAAATGGCGTTTTAGTAACATATGCCGCCCGCGGAGTTGTTAAAAGAAGTATGATTGAAGTAGGATTTACGGTCGAAAAATTGGCAGGTCCTCCAGGTAAACGAGAGATGTTTCGGGCGTTTAAAGAGGTTTAAATGAGTTATTTAGAATTATTCTATATTGATTTATCCGTACTAAGAAAACGGTTTCGTTGCTAAAGTTTTTAAAAAAATAAGTTAAAAAGAGTGCATATGAATGTTATTTGTTTACATTTGTTGCGAGTTTAAAAATAGAGATAACCCCCAAAATCTTATTTTATTATGTCAAAAATGATGTTTGATTACACGAAATCAATACTTGAGAGAGTTAGTTTCGATCCGATACTTTTCTGCAAAGAGCTGGAAAAAGCTATCAAAACGCTGTTACCGTATGAGATGGAACAATTGCAAGAATGGTTATTGAATTTTATTATTGAAAAACCAGAATTAAAACAAAGTCTACTACTAATTAAAGTATAAAAAAAGGAGCCAATTTGGCTCCTTTTTTATTTTTATTTCTTTTGTAGCGGACTGATAATTTGAACATTCTGAAAAACGATTGCCCCTTTTACAACTCCGGCAATTGTTGATCGAAGTGCATCAATGATTTGCATTTTTAATTCGCTCTTCGGATAAATTAAACTTACCTCACGAGCAGGCTTTGGTTCCTTAAAATTACGAAGTTTTAGTTTATCGGAATCTTTTAAATCCATTGTGTGCAAGTACGGTAGTAACGTTGTGCCCAAGCCTTCGTCGGCCAATTTTATAAGAGTCTCAAAACTTCCGCTTTGAATCTGAAAATTGTTTTGTTCGACATCAGTGCCATTTTTGCATAAATTCAAAATACCGTCTCTAAAACAATGTCCGTCCTGCAATAACAAAATTTCATTGATATTTAAATCGGCAACCTCAATTTCTTCTTTCTGAAAATTAGCGTGATGCTCTGGTATATAAGCGACAAACGGCTCAAAATACAAAACAATCTCTTTTATCTTTTCGTCTTCAAGTGGAGTAGCGGCAATTGCAGCATCTAAATGACCATTTTTAAGTTTTACGATAATTTCATCTGTATTCAGCTCTTCAATTAAGAGTTTTACTTTTGGGTATTTTTTAATGAAATTATTAAGGAACATTGGTAAAAGCGTAGGCATAATTGTTGGAATAATTCCCAAACGAAATTCTCCGCCAATAAAACCCTTTTGTTGCTCCACAATGTCTTTGATTCTATTCGCTTCATTTACAATGTTTTTAGCCTGATTTACAATTTTTTGACCAATATCTGTAAGTTGAATGGGTTTTTTACTTCTGTCGAAAATTAAAATATTAAGTTCTTCTTCAATTTTCTGAATCTGCATGCTTAAAGTGGGTTGAGTCACAAAGCATTTTTCAGCGGCAAGTGTGAAATTTTTATGTTCGGCAACAGCTAACACATATTGTAATTGAGTAATAGTCATTTTGATAGTATTTTGTGATGCAAAAATAAGAAAATATAATTTTTTTTTATAACTTTTTTATACAAGTTCCTTTAAATTTGTAGTAACTTACTGTAAAATAATAAAAAATGAAAACGAATATTTTAGGATTACCTGTAAAAGAGTCAGAATTATTAGTGAAGGAATTGAATGTCTTATTATCCAATTTTCAGGTTTACTACCAAAATTTAAGAGGAATACATTGGAATATTAGAGGAAAACGTTTCTTCGATTTACATGT contains:
- a CDS encoding oxidoreductase, which gives rise to MKKVLLFCCAFILFMSFKTLSDRDKRMVYGGFTSMQIDTLFQDKISIRAIVIDKNKVWYGGDNSRFGYYDLDKKEKFEEHIYRDTLKLEFRSIAQTSKDIFLLSVGNPALLYSVSKKDHKMKLVYKEVHPKVFYDSMQFWNDKEGIAIGDPTEDTFSVIVTRDGGETWTKLLSDKLPTNAQGEAAFAASNTNIVINGDETWLVSGGKKARVFYSPDKAKTWKVIDTPIVQGKTMTGIFTADFYDSNHGFIAGGDYELPNKKSGNKAFTTDGGKSWLLIGQDMGFGYASCVQYVPGGNGKEIICVGSEGIQYSQNGGENWTQLSTDTKFFTIRFINRNTAIAAGHNKVVRLRFK
- a CDS encoding sensor of ECF-type sigma factor; translation: MKFKNILPLFMFLITFSFYAQNDKKVDEKREKIKAYKVSFLTTELELTSTEAEKFWPIYNAFDDKQYELRHDKMKTYMNKLDDDKINSMSEKEAATLLCQIESTDKELYLLREKYISNLKKILSHKKILKLKKSEDDFNRKLLKQYKEKAGK
- a CDS encoding RNA polymerase sigma factor, translated to MTNEKEFIAQLLDPKTQNIAFQKLLSDYQKPLYAHIRNIVLNHDDAHDVLQNTFVKVFQYLKNFKGESKLFSWMYRIATNEALTFLNQKAKLNGITSEALQNKTIDNLKADVYFDGDEIQIKLQKAIVTLPEKQQLVFKMKYFEELKYEEIAEILGTSVGALKASYHHAVKKIELYVTSN
- a CDS encoding transcriptional regulator — encoded protein: MKILKYLFLLSLLSLVALTVFVATQKGIFSVERSKVINSPRITVYNYVNDFRNYEDFESWSVEDPTMRMTFPNKTVGNGASFYWEGSDGKGNAITLKTKEGESIQQKINFDGTQADVNWTFKDTLAGKTKVTWKAQGTMSFLFKIYTALNGGSDNIIGTISEKSLANIDKNLDYETKTYAIKVNGVVKKIETPYIKQTFTSEIQKVNKNARIVIPKLIEFSETNGLSTNGKPFIIYHTYDTASGLAKISICLPINKEISTSAGSDITAGKLNGFEAVKTTLKGDYTHTNEAIAKTTAFINNEKITPDLSWSHLEIWTISKLDVKSPSKLMTEIYFPTKPKVIPVAKVPVYQPQTETQTAKPATPAPTTPKTEEEDSEF
- a CDS encoding nucleoside triphosphate pyrophosphohydrolase family protein; this encodes MKKQIDAVKEFHTAFKIGHSETPIADVGENKKFLRYNLMKEENEEYLDAVQNNDLVEIADALGDMMYILCGTIIEHGLQDKIEAVFDEIQRSNMSKLGEDGQPIYREDGKVMKGPNYFKPDFSKLL
- a CDS encoding branched-chain amino acid aminotransferase yields the protein MSTTQTSKIEIRKATSSKISAVDFENLSFGAVFTDHLFECDFKNGEWQTPVIKPYAPILMDPSSKVFHYGQAIFEGMKAYKDVNNDVWLFRPDENHKRFNNSAVRMAMPEVPESIFMDGLNELLKIDQEWIQRGNGSSMYIRPFMIATGAGVVANPSDEYKFMILLSPAKSYYAGEVKVIIAEHYSRAANGGIGAAKAAGNYAAQFYPTNLANKDGFQQVIWTDDATHTKLEEAGTMNVFFRINDTLLTAPTSERILDGITRKSLIAMAEKEGLNVDVRPVIVSELVEAAKNGSLKEIFGAGTAAVVSVIKGFSYQDVYYEMAPIENSYASLLKEKLTSLQNKLSEDTFGWTVKVQ
- the mnmD gene encoding tRNA (5-methylaminomethyl-2-thiouridine)(34)-methyltransferase MnmD, whose product is MEREIIKTLDGSTTIHLKEWDECYHSKHGAIQEAKHVFIKNGLSLFEGKPVSILEIGFGTGLNAFITFLEAQQKHQKIDYIGVEAYPVDAKEVLAMNYVNELNALEFENIFQKMHKCEWDNKVEICDQFSLTKRKQFFDDINDFETFDLIYFDAFGYRVQPELWSTEIFRKMYNSLKPNGVLVTYAARGVVKRSMIEVGFTVEKLAGPPGKREMFRAFKEV
- a CDS encoding LysR substrate-binding domain-containing protein — its product is MTITQLQYVLAVAEHKNFTLAAEKCFVTQPTLSMQIQKIEEELNILIFDRSKKPIQLTDIGQKIVNQAKNIVNEANRIKDIVEQQKGFIGGEFRLGIIPTIMPTLLPMFLNNFIKKYPKVKLLIEELNTDEIIVKLKNGHLDAAIAATPLEDEKIKEIVLYFEPFVAYIPEHHANFQKEEIEVADLNINEILLLQDGHCFRDGILNLCKNGTDVEQNNFQIQSGSFETLIKLADEGLGTTLLPYLHTMDLKDSDKLKLRNFKEPKPAREVSLIYPKSELKMQIIDALRSTIAGVVKGAIVFQNVQIISPLQKK